Sequence from the Clostridium butyricum genome:
ATGAGATTAGTATTATAGAAGATCAGATACCTCTCAAACGTATGGCTTTAGCTGAAGAAATAGCTAAATTTGTATATTATTTGGGATCGGATGAAAATACATATATTACAGGACAAAAAATTGCTATAGATGGAGGCTTTACAATACGATGATTATACATTCAAATTTAAAAAAATATGAAGTGGTTATGGAAAAAGATTTTAAATTTATTGATGATTTGAAAAAAATACAAAATAAAATATTTGTTGTTGATAGAAAAGTATATAGCTTATATAGAGAAGCGTTATTTAGTGACTTAAAGAATGATGAGATTTATTTGTTAGATGCATTAGAAGAAAAAAAAACTATAGATACAGCACTTAATATTTGTGAAAGATTTATACAAATGAACGCAAAAAAAAATGCAGTAATTATATCTATAGGTGGAGGAATAGTTCAGGATATTACAGGGTTTGTTGCTAATATTCTATACCGAGGAATTAAATGGATATTTATTCCTACTACGCTTTTAGCATGTTGTGATAGCTGCATTGGCTCAAAAACTTCATTGAATTATAAAAATTATAAAAACATTCTAGGAACATTCTATCCACCTGATAAGATTTATATATGTTCAGAATTTTTAAAAACATTATCCGATTTAGATTTTAATAGTGGTTTGGGAGAAGTTATTAAATTTAATGTTATGTCTGGTAGTAATGAGATAGAAGATATAGAGAACAATATTGAAAATTTAAAATTAAGAAATCCTGATATACTAAATAAATTTATAAACAAATCATTAGAATTTAAGAAAATATTTATCGAAAAGGATGAGTTTGATAAAGCTGATCGAATGTATTTGAATTTTGCGCATACTTTTGGACATGCTATAGAAGCAACGAGTAAATATAAAATACCACATGGGATTGCTGTGGTTTTAGGTATGCTTGTAGCCAATCGAATATCTGTTGAAAGGGGTATTTTGAGTTTGGATTTATCAGATAGAATAGCAAGAATATGTAGAAGTGTATTAAAAATAAAAATAGAAGATAATTGGTTTATTGTTGAACAAATTATTGATGCTATTAGAAAAGATAAAAAGCAAACTAGTGAGAGTTTAACAGCAATACTTTTAGATAATAATTTTAAATTAAGAGTATACAATAATATAAGCAAAGCTGAATTACAAAGTAGTTTTAAATATATAAATAATTTTGTATTATAATGAGAGGCGTATTATGAAAAAGGTAGTAGTAACTGGAGCAACTGGAATTATAGGTATATCTTTAATAAAATACCTTATAATAAATTCTATAGAGGTGCTTGCAATTTGCAGACCAAAATCAGATAAAATAAAAAATATTCCTAAAAATAATTTAGTAAAGATTATAGAGTGTGATATTGATAACTTATCATCGGTATCAGAAAGAATTAATGAAAAATATGATACTTTTTTTCATTTTGCATGGTCTGGAACTTTTGGAGATAGTAGAAATGATGTGTATATGCAAAATTTGAATATACAATATACATTAGATGCAGTTAAATTGGCAAATTATTTAGGGTGTGATACATTTATTGGTGCTGGCTCTCAAGCTGAATATGGAATAATAAATCAAGATTTATCCTCTAATACATTAACTAATCCTTCAACAGGATATGGAATTGCAAAGTATTCAGCAGGAAAATTAAGTGCTATTTATTCAAAAAAACTTAATATGAGGCATATATGGGTTCGTATATTGAGTGTATATGGCCCTAATGATAATAATTATACTATGATAATTTCTACAATAAATAAATTACTTAATGGGGAAAGGGCTGAATTTACAAAAGCTGAACAAATGTGGGATTATTTATATTGTGATGATGCAGCAAGAGCGTTATATTTAATTGCTATTAATGGCATAGATCAACGTACTTATATATTAGGAAGTGGAGTATGTAAATCACTTAAGGAATATATAAGGATAATAACCAATCATATTGGAAATGGTTGTGAAGTAGAATTTGGGAAAATACCATATTCTGAAAATCAAGTAATGTATTTGTGTGCGGATTTATTAGAGTTAACAAAAGACACAGGGTTCATACCTATGATTGATTTTGAAGAAGGAATACAAAAAACTATAGAATTTTGTAAATCTACTATTATATGAAATATTTAATAACTAGTGTAGTCATAGAGTGACTAGTATATTATTTTATCGGAAATAGAGAGTTATTTCTATATTTGGGGGGATTTAGTGCAAAAAATATTTAAAAATATATATAAGGATAAAAAAATACTAATTACTGGTCACACAGGTTTTAAAGGTACATGGCTGACTTTGTGGCTAAAAGAATTAGAAGCTGAAATACTAGGGTATTCTTTAGAACCACATACAAATCCTAGTATGTTTAATTTATGTAATACTAAAGATAACATAAGGAATATTATTGGAGATATAAGAGATAGTGAAAATTTAGAAAAAGTAATGCTAGACTTTAAGCCAGATATAATTTTTCATTTAGCAGCACAACCTTTAGTAAGATTATCATATAATGAACCTAAATTAACTTATGAAACAAACGTTATAGGAACCTTAAATGTTTATGAAGCCGCTAAAAAATGTAATTCTGTACAGGCTATAGTATGTATAACAACTGATAAATGTTATGAAAATAAAGAGTGGTCATATGGATATAGAGAAAATGATTCTATGGGTGGATATGACCCGTATAGTTCAAGTAAAGGTTGTGTTGAATTATTAACTGCTTCTTATAGAAATAGTTTTTTTGATAATTTAGG
This genomic interval carries:
- a CDS encoding AroB-related putative sugar phosphate phospholyase (cyclizing), with the protein product MIIHSNLKKYEVVMEKDFKFIDDLKKIQNKIFVVDRKVYSLYREALFSDLKNDEIYLLDALEEKKTIDTALNICERFIQMNAKKNAVIISIGGGIVQDITGFVANILYRGIKWIFIPTTLLACCDSCIGSKTSLNYKNYKNILGTFYPPDKIYICSEFLKTLSDLDFNSGLGEVIKFNVMSGSNEIEDIENNIENLKLRNPDILNKFINKSLEFKKIFIEKDEFDKADRMYLNFAHTFGHAIEATSKYKIPHGIAVVLGMLVANRISVERGILSLDLSDRIARICRSVLKIKIEDNWFIVEQIIDAIRKDKKQTSESLTAILLDNNFKLRVYNNISKAELQSSFKYINNFVL
- a CDS encoding NAD-dependent epimerase/dehydratase family protein, translated to MKKVVVTGATGIIGISLIKYLIINSIEVLAICRPKSDKIKNIPKNNLVKIIECDIDNLSSVSERINEKYDTFFHFAWSGTFGDSRNDVYMQNLNIQYTLDAVKLANYLGCDTFIGAGSQAEYGIINQDLSSNTLTNPSTGYGIAKYSAGKLSAIYSKKLNMRHIWVRILSVYGPNDNNYTMIISTINKLLNGERAEFTKAEQMWDYLYCDDAARALYLIAINGIDQRTYILGSGVCKSLKEYIRIITNHIGNGCEVEFGKIPYSENQVMYLCADLLELTKDTGFIPMIDFEEGIQKTIEFCKSTII